Proteins encoded together in one Coffea arabica cultivar ET-39 chromosome 2c, Coffea Arabica ET-39 HiFi, whole genome shotgun sequence window:
- the LOC140035905 gene encoding MDIS1-interacting receptor like kinase 2-like gives MLSQKIPPQIGKLTQLSELDLSQDFFIGEIPSELQSLQSLGMLDLSHNNLSGLIPKTLAALPGLCHINLSFNNLEGPIPSGRAFANLTLEEVKGNKGLCGNITGLQACESSPLSKKHGMNKRKELVLVIVLPLLGSFMRLGAFFGVLRLHDQRKRNSRAEVMEVKMGNLFAICAHDAKALYKEIVRSTEEFSEIFCIGKGGYGSVYRAQLPSGDVVAVKRLHNMPNVAKDRNFLNEIRALTEIKHRNIVKLFGFCSNAQHSILVYEHLERGSLAKILSIEEEAKVLDWQKRLKIIKGIAHALSYMHHDCSLVIVHRDISSKNILLDPEYEAHISDFGTSKFLKKDSSNWSSLAGTYGYVAPEFAYTMKVDEKCDVYSFGVLTMEVIKGKHPGDLIANLMSSNPEDIELKDLLDQRLLYPNQEIEKILMSILKLARECLHADPQCRPTMLLISRSMSACEPSK, from the exons ATGTTAAGTCAGAAGATTCCACCCCAAATTGGGAAGTTAACCCAACTTTCTGAATTGGATTTGAGTCAAGATTTCTTCATAGGAGAGATACCATCCGAGCTTCAAAGTTTACAGAGTCTGGGGATGTTGGATCTCTCCCATAATAACCTCTCTGGTTTGATCCCGAAAACTTTGGCAGCACTGCCCGGTTTATGTCACATTAATCTTTCGTTTAATAATTTGGAGGGTCCAATTCCGAGTGGTAGAGCCTTTGCGAATCTAACCTTAGAAGAAGTAAAGGGAAATAAAGGTTTGTGTGGCAATATTACCGGGTTACAAGCCTGTGAAAGTTCCCCATTGAGTAAAAAGCATGGCATGAATAAAAGGAAGGAACTTGTTCTCGTAATTGTATTACCTCTTCTGGGATCATTCATGCGTCTTGGTGCATTCTTTGGAGTTCTCAGATTGCATGATCAAAGGAAAAGGAATTCAAGAGCGGAAGTTATGGAGGTGAAGATGGGCAATTTATTTGCCATCTGTGCTCATGATGCCAAGGCATTGTATAAAGAAATAGTGAGGTCTACGGAAGAGTTTAGTGAAATATTTTGCATTGGGAAAGGAGGTTATGGAAGTGTTTACAGAGCACAGCTTCCATCAGGCGATGTAGTAGCTGTAAAAAGACTTCACAACATGCCTAATGTGGCAAAGGATAgaaatttcttgaatgagaTCAGGGCTTTGACAGAAATCAAGCATCGAAACATTGTGAAACTCTTTGGCTTCTGCTCAAATGCTCAGCATTCGATTTTGGTTTATGAGCACCTTGAAAGAGGAAGCTTGGCCAAAATCTTGAGCATAGAAGAAGAAGCTAAGGTGCTAGACTGGCAAAAGAGGTTGAAAATCATTAAAGGCATCGCTCATGCTTTGTCTTACATGCATCATGATTGTTCACTAGTGATTGTACATCGGGACATATCAAGCAAAAACATTTTGCTTGATCCAGAATATGAGGCTCACATTTCAGATTTTGGCACTTCCAAGTTTCTGAAAAAAGACTCATCTAATTGGAGTTCTCTTGCAGGCACCTATGGATATGTTGCACCAG AATTTGCCTACACAATGAAAGTTGATGAAAAATGTGATGTTTATAGCTTTGGGGTCCTGACGATGGAAGTAATCAAAGGAAAGCATCCTGGAGACTTGATTGCTAATCTAATGTCTTCAAACCCTGAAGATATAGAACTAAAAGACTTGCTCGACCAAAGACTTCTGTATCccaatcaagaaattgaaaagatCCTAATGTCCATTCTCAAACTAGCAAGAGAATGTCTACATGCTGATCCTCAATGTAGGCCAACAATGCTCCTTATTTCCAGGTCGATGTCAGCTTGTGAACCATCTAAGTGA